A DNA window from Anastrepha obliqua isolate idAnaObli1 chromosome 5, idAnaObli1_1.0, whole genome shotgun sequence contains the following coding sequences:
- the LOC129248438 gene encoding uncharacterized protein LOC129248438, whose translation MVRHKYSQTVKPAIDANVFVAAIKEVTIAKKSLRSVGSAYKIDKSKLARYISSLMEANIDPTTTSNEKLVDFVSNLLKRTGGKKIFSVEQEDELVQYLLRASKMYYGLSICEFSKLVYEFAMKCNIEYPVEWDIHGKASWDWYNAFMHRHPNLSLRTPEQISANRTKAFSKANVDAFFVNLDHVMFQKNIKYEPHRIWNMDETGCPTVPTKAVRVITLKGERRVGQKTSAERGTNVSLAFAVSAAGQSIPPFYIFPRKNMQSTFMDNALPGAMGVANESGWMTAQEFVKYLAHFIKHSKASKDSPILLLLDNHTSHLSLEAIQMAIDNGITMLSFPPHCSHRLQPLDVSVFGPFKKMFHNMCQVWMKNNIGKTLELRHIAPIADKCLEASATPKNIRSGFRAAGIQPFNPNVFSAEDYEAAELMETNLTSADADAINLEVPSPSTMPSTSTIPNTSAAPIQHILQEVGPLKHSAPIKKSNRGRKSMGSTILTSEVNVANLRRKSDEKKAKDSQNKENQKNKAAKALPSKRGRPRKSSVVMTIQNMSDSEDEDFCIICKGVMPKKLNRNNSIHCNTCDRPVHLKCANLTAGYYTCIHCESD comes from the exons ATGGTGCGTCATAAGTATAGTCAGACTGTTAAACCTGCGATTGATGCCAATGTTTTTGTGGCTGCTATTAAGGAGGTTACAATCGCGAAAAAGTCTCTACGATCCGTTGGTAGCGCATATAAAATCGATAAGTCGAAATTGGCGCGCTACATTTCAAGTCTGATGGAAGCGAACATAGACCCCACAACCACTTCGAATGAAAAACTTGTtgattttgtttcaaatttactCAAGAGAACTGGTGGAAAAAAG ATATTTAGCGTAGAACAAGAAGACGAGTTAGTGCAATATCTTCTTCGTGCCAGCAAAATGTACTACGGTTTGTCTATTTGTGAGTTTTCCAAATTGGTCTACGAGTTTGCAATGAAGTGTAACATTGAATATCCAGTGGAGTGGGACATTCACGGCAAAGCGTCGTGGGACTGGTACAATGCATTTATGCATCGGCATCCAAATCTGTCTCTTCGTACGCCAGAGCAGATAAGCGCGAATCGCACCAAGGCCTTTTCAAAAGCCAATGTTGATGCATTTTTCGTTAACCTTGACCATGTgatgtttcaaaaaaatataaaatacgagCCGCATCGCATATGGAATATGGACGAGACTGGCTGCCCGACGGTACCCACAAAAGCTGTACGAGTGATCACATTAAAAGGAGAAAGAAGAGTTGGACAGAAAACTTCAGCGGAAAGAGGCACAAATGTCTCTTTGGCGTTTGCCGTGAGTGCAGCTGGACAGTCCATTCCACCATTCTATATCTTTCCTAGGAAAAATATGCAGTCAACCTTTATGGACAATGCTCTTCCCGGTGCTATGGGTGTAGCAAACGAATCAGGTTGGATGACAGCACAAGAATTTGTCAAATATTTGGCACATTTCATCAAACACTCTAAGGCATCAAAAGATTCtccaattttattgcttttggaCAATCATACTTCTCATCTGAGTTTGGAGGCTATACAAATGGCGATCGATAATGGAATAACAATGCTATCTTTTCCTCCACACTGCTCTCACAGATTGCAGCCTCTTGATGTCAGCGTGTTCGGCCCATTCAAGAAAATGTTCCATAACATGTGTCAAGTTTGGATGAAGAACAATATTGGAAAAACTTTAGAACTAAGACATATAGCGCCTATCGCAGACAAATGTCTGGAAGCAAGTGCTACACCCAAGAATATCAGGTCCGGATTCCGTGCGGCAGGTATTCAACCATTCAATCCAAATGTGTTCTCTGCTGAAGATTACGAAGCAGCTGAGTTGATGGAGACAAATCTGACCTCTGCCGATGCCGATGCCATTAATTTGGAAGTACCCAGTCCATCAACGATGCCAAGCACATCGACGATTCCAAACACATCAGCTGCACCAATTCAGCATATATTACAAGAGGTTGGTCCTCTGAAACACAGCGCTCCGATCAAGAAATCTAATCGAGGTCGAAAATCAATGGGCAGCACTATTTTGACTTCGGAAGTTAACGTGGCCAATTTACGCCGAAAATCTgacgaaaaaaaagcaaaagattCTCAGAATAAAGAAAACCAGAAGAACAAGGCAGCAAAAGCATTACCATCGAAGCGCGGACGTCCTAGAAAATCTTCGGTTGTAATGACGATTCAAAATATGTCGGACTctgaagatgaagacttttgtATTATCTGCAAAGGTGTAATGCCCAAAAAATTAAACCGAAACAATTCGATTCACTGTAATACTTGCGATAGACCTGTTCACttgaaatgtgcaaatttaACAGCCGGCTATTACACCTGCATCCATTGTGAATCTGATTaa